TTCCACATAGTAGTCTATGTTGGCACAAGTGTCACACTGTTAGCAATAGTGGTCATGATGGTGGGCTGTAGCATAGACCCCAAGACCTGGCGGCCTGGCAGGCTTATACTGGCGTTCTTTGCTGCTGCTGCGCTCGAAGCACCACTGGCACTCCATGCATTCAGTAATCCGCTAAGTAGCAGCGAAATAGCCGGTCGAGGCCTTGGATTCGAAAGAGCCTCAAGCATACTTCTTGACTGCTGGGTATGTACATTATTAATGATAATAACCGTGGCTGCTGTAATCGTCGAAGCTATAGCTATAGCCCGTGGGCGGCAGTTTGGCCCCCGGGGCGAGTAGTTCGGAGAAAAACACATGTCGTCAAGATTTTATAATCCATTGATAATTGGTTACAGTGTCATGCTATTCACATAGATGGTGTGCGAGCCGTGGAAGGCATAACACTAGCGGCACTCGTCTATCTTGCAGCCTTCATATCTAGTATGGCCGGCATATACGGTGTAATGACAGCGCGTAGCATTGTAAAGCTTCTCATCTCAATAGAGATACTCTTCAATTCCATAGTCCTTACAGCCTCGTACATAGGTGTAGTTTCCGGCGCCGATCCCGGGTTCTATAGCCTTCTCCTCGCAACCATAGTCCTCACAATAGCCGAGATAGCCATAGTGGCTGCTATACTCATCCTCGTGTACCGTGAGAAGAAGAGTCTCAGTACCGATCTTCTCTCGGAAATCAAGGGGTGACCGGGCCGTGGAGGAGCAAATCATTAGTCTACCTCTGCTGTGGCTCAGCGTGCTCGCGCCCATAGTTTCCGGTATAGCCAGTGGTCTCTATGCCCGTAGTATCGGGAGTCGAGGCCACATGTTGCTGACCGCCGCGAGTTGGCTGATCTCCATAGCGCTATTAATTCCAGGTGCTACAATAGCCCTGCGAGGCAACGTCGTAATAGATCCCCTCTGGGCCATCGTACCCGGTGTTGGCGTCTTCAGTCTCTTCCTAGACTCCATAGGAGCTATTCTCGCGCTCACTATAGCTATAGTGAGTCTGCTCATCGCCCTATACTCGCTACCCTACATGGAGCATCGATTCGAGGAAATGAAGGCGGGAGAGAAGAGCTGGGGAGTCTACTACATGCTATATCAGCTATTCACTGCTGGTATGCTTGGCGCAGTACTGGCTGGTAATGGTGTACTCTTCTACCTCTTCCTCGAGCTCACGCTCATACCTAGCGCTCTACTCATAGTCCTATACGGGTATGGCGACAGAATACGCGTAGGCCTCATCTACCTTGTCTGGACCCATGTAGGCGCACTTCTCTTCCTACTCGGACTCTTCCTTGTCGGCATCTACGACTACTATGTGCCAGGAAGCGGCTACGTCACAGGAGTGGGTGCTGGAAGACTTCTACCCCTCGCACTAATAGTGGTCGGGCTTGGCATGAAGTCTGCACTTGCTGGGCTTCACATCTGGCTCCCCTACGCCCACGCCGAGGCTCCTACCCCGGTGTCAGCGCTGCTATCCCCCCTCCTCATAGGCCTCGGCGGCTATGCTATGCTCCGCGTTGGCATTGGCTTCTTCCCCGACGTTTGGCAGCGAATAAGCATTATACTCTTTATCTGGGCTGTAGCTACAATGCTCTACGGCGGCTTCTTGGTACTCGCCCAGCGTGACGTAAAGCGTCTCTTCGCGTATAGTAGCGTCTCTCAGATGGGCTACATGATGCTAGGTC
The window above is part of the Pyrodictium delaneyi genome. Proteins encoded here:
- a CDS encoding complex I subunit 5 family protein: MEEQIISLPLLWLSVLAPIVSGIASGLYARSIGSRGHMLLTAASWLISIALLIPGATIALRGNVVIDPLWAIVPGVGVFSLFLDSIGAILALTIAIVSLLIALYSLPYMEHRFEEMKAGEKSWGVYYMLYQLFTAGMLGAVLAGNGVLFYLFLELTLIPSALLIVLYGYGDRIRVGLIYLVWTHVGALLFLLGLFLVGIYDYYVPGSGYVTGVGAGRLLPLALIVVGLGMKSALAGLHIWLPYAHAEAPTPVSALLSPLLIGLGGYAMLRVGIGFFPDVWQRISIILFIWAVATMLYGGFLVLAQRDVKRLFAYSSVSQMGYMMLGLAVANPLGEAGAMLHYVAHALGKAILFGVAGVLIAGLGTRRLDDLGGLLSRMPYTAAVSLLGFMLLSGLPPTLGLWSEVYLVFGFADWAMGYGPGVFVLLAVATAAAMTLTAIYSFLAFKNMFLGGPGPSTEKASEDKVRGLLAPLVILGVLGIALFLAVGVLAGPMLDTMHVVYG
- a CDS encoding NADH-quinone oxidoreductase subunit NuoK, coding for MEGITLAALVYLAAFISSMAGIYGVMTARSIVKLLISIEILFNSIVLTASYIGVVSGADPGFYSLLLATIVLTIAEIAIVAAILILVYREKKSLSTDLLSEIKG
- a CDS encoding NADH-quinone oxidoreductase subunit J, with protein sequence MSLQASLFDAAIVTSLAAVAAGSIGAVVARKTVHSVAWLVIASLGVAAMFALLGYGYLSVFHIVVYVGTSVTLLAIVVMMVGCSIDPKTWRPGRLILAFFAAAALEAPLALHAFSNPLSSSEIAGRGLGFERASSILLDCWVCTLLMIITVAAVIVEAIAIARGRQFGPRGE